TTTGTAATTATAAGTTTGTCATTTATTTGTTATAAATCCATAttcaagaagagaaaaaaaaagaaaaagatttaatgtttaaaataattattttatactttAGAAATATCCGTTATGGATTGCACCAAACATAGGATAGTGCTAAATAGCACTATTTTACCCCTACTCCCCCTTAATTTAACACTCCACTAAACATAGGACATGCTAAATCCAAATCAATCCAATTCAAGCCGATCTTTAAATTTAGCATATTCTATTCAATTTAATCATGCGTGCCAAATTCAAGAACCGGCATGAATTGAACTAAATATACTAAATTCAAGTAGCAAAGTTCGCTTCTTGTTGTTGGAGTTTGAGGTGTGTGTTTAGGGTGCATTCTAAAGTGAAcaacatattattttattaaaataaataataaaaataataagttccttataataataatattaaaaaatttgaagaatatATTGAAGTATAAATGCAAGAGGCTAATAAGCAACAATGTATTTATCTCAGAATCTGGCTCACGAATTATGCGTGACAGCTAACAAAGCATCGAGTACAtgcctttttatttggtttgaaTGTCTAGATTTGAATTTAAGCTCCCAACTCCAAATCcatttgtttgggtttgtatTAACAGCccagatttgaatttgggtcAAAACACCAGAGCCCAAATTTAAGGACAGGCCCACCGTCAAATCAATGAGATTGATACTGGATCATGGCACGTGCAAGGAAGGATGAAAAGAATGTAAGAAATTTAATTGTATGTAAAAGGAAGGATGAAAGGAATGTGAATAATCCCAAACTTTCATAGGTTAAAATGTCGTTAGCCCTTGAATATAATTACTCGtatgatgaattttattttaattttttaaaaataaatgagaggATAATACTAATAACTTATTATTACTAGTCTCTTGGCACACACGTGAGCGTGTGCCAATTGGCTttattagtattattttttttattttagaattaaaaaaatggatcgttgtgttccataaaaatatgacccattatcttatttaatttaaaaaattttaatataaaaaagtgtaaattatcatattatcctcatttaactAAGAATTTCAGTTATATAAATCcaacataaatataaataactTATTGTAAACTCTTTGAAGAAATTCAACTTGtctattttgacaaaaaaacaaagaaaataaaaaagaagttgaacTTATCTTTTTTTCCCCCTACTTTATTGTACCGCATGAAATATGTGATGAGATTTGagtttgaaccaaaaaaatccaTCATATGTGCGGACTGAGAATATgtggattttattattaattgttgGCATGCATTTCTCATGCTCTTCGGCTATAAAAATCCATTTCCAGCTACTACAATACAACTACCATTACAAAGCCATTTCACTGAAGCAAAGACATGTCTCCGAAGATGTTGGATAAAAAGATCAAgtgcagaaaaaaaaaggaaaaaaaaaagaaaaaaagaaaaaaaaagggttagtTTGCATGAATATAACAAATTAGACAAACCAAATAATCATGCAAGCATGTTGATTAAGTCAATAAAGTAATTGACGCTTCAACAAAGCTATCCTCAAAAAAAGCCAATCATTTAAACCATTCAAGAACTTCAAGTATGCGTATCTCCATGAGTCGACCTTGAAAATATCATGGTGCTGCAAACTCCCCAAAATCCAACAGCAAATCCAATCCCCATAGTAATGTAGAATCCCAGTGTTATTAGCTCATCCTTGTCCTCTTGGTCGATGAAGTTAGTTTGCCCACTTGGACCTCTTTCATCTTCATCAACACACATCTTTTTAAGTGGAGGCCCACAAAGTTGAGGATTCCCAGCATAAACAGAGGGATCAAAGGCTTGGAGCTGAGTCCCAATTGGAATTTTGCCAGACAAGTTGTTATATGACAAGTCCAAGAAACTAAGACGATCTATCAGAGAAAGGCTTGTTGGAATTCTTCCATCTATATGGTTTCGTGACAAATCAAGAGAATCCAATGATTGCAAGTTTCCGATCTTTGGAGCTATTTGACCTGTTAATTGGTTTCTCGATAGATTTAAAGAAACCAACCCAACAAGATGAGTGATTTCACTTGGAATCTCCCCTGTTAATCTATTGCTTGACAAATCAATTCTCTTCACAAGCCCCAAAGTGTTTTTGTATGTCTGCATTCTTCCTTTCCATATGAATGTTGCATCATCCTCATATTGAtatgttgaatttgaatttccgAAAGAATGTGTGATTTCCTGACCTGAATGTCCTATCTGAGCTAGAGTAGTCAGATTGTTGAGGCATTTGGGTATGCTTCTAGATATGTTGTTCATAGagaaatccaaaatttgaatgTGTGTTAGATGGCATAATTGTGAGGGCAGGCTTCCATTGAAGTGATTAGACGAAAGCATCAGGATAACCAAATTCTTTAAGCTAACCCCTAACCATTCAGGTATTGGTCCAGATAATTTATTATCCCCAACATCAATAACTACTAAACTTGTGCAATTCTTCAACGACGAAGGCAATTGGCCCACAAATCTATTGCTTCTTAATTTGAGTGTTTCAATCCGAAATACAGAGCCTATTGTTGTAGGAATTTTCCCAGACAAAGCATTGTAACTCAAATCAAGCATGACTAGATTCTCCAAATGTGTCAAGCGATCTAGAACTTGTCCAGAAACATTGTTTCTTGAGAGGTCAAGAAAGCCTAAATAAATAGCTGCACTTGAACACAAGAATGAAATTGACCCTGAAAGTTTATTATAAGAGAGATCTAGATATGAGGTTATTGATAGAACTGAAGGGATTGGACCTTCCAACTTGTTCGAACTCAGATGTAGTCTAGGGAAATATGAAAATTCCACTGTCAAATTTGCAAATGTACCTCTAATTTGGTTGCTTGTGAGATTCATAATTCTCACATTACGACATAAACTCCAAAACCAACTTGGAAAGATGTCAGAAATTCCAGCATCAGAAATATCAAGGTATGAGAAATCCTTTTGAGTTTGAAGCCACTTTGGGAAATCTGGACCCATCTTGCAAGACCCCAAACGTATGTAGTTCAGTTGGAAAGGAGGAATCCAATCAGCATGGATGTCTAAAACTAGCGAGTTAGAAGATAAATCCAAATACTGTAATTTAGAAAGTTTTGAGAAATGAATTTCTGAAATTACTCCGCTTAATTGATTGTTATTAAGATACAAGAGTTCCAAAGATGAAAGGTTTGTAAGATCGGGTAAAGACCCTACAAGATCATTCCCAGAGAGATACAACTCCTCCAATGA
This sequence is a window from Prunus dulcis unplaced genomic scaffold, ALMONDv2, whole genome shotgun sequence. Protein-coding genes within it:
- the LOC117613785 gene encoding receptor-like protein EIX2, which gives rise to MSSLAHLYLTNNQLEGGDPHSFARLCSLQSLYLSRNNLSGQLSKFVQILFSTCAQNSLEELYLSGNDLVGSLPDLTNLSSLELLYLNNNQLSGVISEIHFSKLSKLQYLDLSSNSLVLDIHADWIPPFQLNYIRLGSCKMGPDFPKWLQTQKDFSYLDISDAGISDIFPSWFWSLCRNVRIMNLTSNQIRGTFANLTVEFSYFPRLHLSSNKLEGPIPSVLSITSYLDLSYNKLSGSISFLCSSAAIYLGFLDLSRNNVSGQVLDRLTHLENLVMLDLSYNALSGKIPTTIGSVFRIETLKLRSNRFVGQLPSSLKNCTSLVVIDVGDNKLSGPIPEWLGVSLKNLVILMLSSNHFNGSLPSQLCHLTHIQILDFSMNNISRSIPKCLNNLTTLAQIGHSGQEITHSFGNSNSTYQYEDDATFIWKGRMQTYKNTLGLVKRIDLSSNRLTGEIPSEITHLVGLVSLNLSRNQLTGQIAPKIGNLQSLDSLDLSRNHIDGRIPTSLSLIDRLSFLDLSYNNLSGKIPIGTQLQAFDPSVYAGNPQLCGPPLKKMCVDEDERGPSGQTNFIDQEDKDELITLGFYITMGIGFAVGFWGVCSTMIFSRSTHGDTHT